Proteins co-encoded in one Garra rufa chromosome 7, GarRuf1.0, whole genome shotgun sequence genomic window:
- the LOC141339097 gene encoding amphoterin-induced protein 3-like isoform X2, which translates to MLCAQGVAAPLMLSSFLLQLVRANLPSGCLIASDILSCTNLGLNQVPEKLPVMVATLDLNHNNLDRLEEGSFAGLPNLDTIRLAHNQLSRLTPGTFRNTSNIRHLDLSSNQLNIIEDHYFQELVGIKELLLYNNRIVTVESKALSGLTNLRKAYLSHNRLTDFPFFSIQQHPNLTTLDLSSNRMPNLPVEAISALTEKVQNGLFLHNNSLICECSMYGLFKQWEYRGFTSVTEFQEEHTCLIYGEKRAVLHFLKHVQYFENCKIKPPMRKVSKEADAGDSVMLDCVTSLKGKHLNYSWVSQRHGYIVPPGNNNTLRMYSNGSLEILAAHKNDSGVYLCMVQDHQESSNDSLEVNVTVQMHRPEEESFNTGFTTLLGCVVSLILVLMYLYLTPCRCWCRKQPLPATPSPANECSAQSSILTPTPPATTEGSGRKMCQSRPTVTQQPLAPDIWTTHASPQ; encoded by the coding sequence ATGCTGTGTGCTCAGGGTGTGGCCGCACCCCTAATGCTGAGCTCTTTTCTGCTGCAGCTAGTCAGAGCTAACCTCCCCTCTGGTTGCCTGATTGCATCCGATATCCTGAGCTGCACCAACCTTGGCCTCAACCAAGTCCCGGAGAAGTTGCCTGTAATGGTGGCAACACTGGACCTCAACCACAACAACTTAGATCGTCTTGAGGAGGGTAGCTTCGCTGGTCTGCCCAATCTTGACACCATACGGTTGGCCCACAATCAGCTGAGCAGACTCACTCCTGGAACCTTCCGGAACACGAGCAACATACGCCATCTGGACCTTTCCTCCAATCAACTGAACATTATCGAGGACCACTACTTTCAAGAGTTAGTAGGAATCAAGGAGTTACTCCTCTACAACAACCGCATAGTGACAGTAGAAAGCAAAGCCTTGAGTGGTTTGACAAACCTACGAAAAGCCTACCTGAGCCATAACAGACTGACAGATTTCCCCTTCTTTTCCATTCAACAACATCCCAATCTAACTACTCTGGATCTAAGTTCGAACCGTATGCCCAACCTTCCCGTCGAGGCCATCTCAGCTTTAACGGAAAAGGTGCAGAATGGATTGTTCCTGCACAACAACAGCCTAATTTGCGAGTGCTCCATGTACGGTTTGTTTAAACAATGGGAGTACAGAGGCTTTACCTCAGTGACAGAATTTCAAGAGGAGCATACATGCTTGATTTACGGTGAGAAACGTGCTGTGTTGCATTTTCTCAAGCATgtacaatattttgagaattgcaaaataaaacccCCCATGAGGAAAGTTAGTAAGGAAGCAGATGCTGGGGACTCAGTGATGTTGGATTGTGTAACATCATTAAAGGGAAAGCATCTCAACTATTCGTGGGTATCCCAACGTCACGGATACATTGTTCCTCCTGGTAATAACAATACGCTGCGAATGTACTCAAATGGTTCTTTGGAAATCTTGGCAGCACACAAGAACGACTCTGGGGTGTACTTGTGCATGGTTCAAGACCATCAAGAGTCAAGCAACGATTCTCTTGAAGTTAACGTAACTGTGCAGATGCACCGTCCAGAGGAGGAGTCCTTTAACACTGGCTTTACAACCCTTCTGGGCTGCGTCGTCAGCCTGATTTTGGTCCTTATGTACCTGTACTTGACACCCTGTCGCTGCTGGTGTCGCAAACAGCCTCTACCAGCAACTCCGAGCCCTGCAAATGAATGCAGTGCTCAGTCATCTATCCTGACACCAACACCACCTGCCACTACGGAGGGCTCCGGCCGCAAG
- the LOC141339097 gene encoding amphoterin-induced protein 3-like isoform X1, whose translation MLCAQGVAAPLMLSSFLLQLVRANLPSGCLIASDILSCTNLGLNQVPEKLPVMVATLDLNHNNLDRLEEGSFAGLPNLDTIRLAHNQLSRLTPGTFRNTSNIRHLDLSSNQLNIIEDHYFQELVGIKELLLYNNRIVTVESKALSGLTNLRKAYLSHNRLTDFPFFSIQQHPNLTTLDLSSNRMPNLPVEAISALTEKVQNGLFLHNNSLICECSMYGLFKQWEYRGFTSVTEFQEEHTCLIYGEKRAVLHFLKHVQYFENCKIKPPMRKVSKEADAGDSVMLDCVTSLKGKHLNYSWVSQRHGYIVPPGNNNTLRMYSNGSLEILAAHKNDSGVYLCMVQDHQESSNDSLEVNVTVQMHRPEEESFNTGFTTLLGCVVSLILVLMYLYLTPCRCWCRKQPLPATPSPANECSAQSSILTPTPPATTEGSGRKVSNNKHVVFLEPIEKAQNGRPRAALALEHPKLSVTRSDADSVTSVFSDTTIVP comes from the coding sequence ATGCTGTGTGCTCAGGGTGTGGCCGCACCCCTAATGCTGAGCTCTTTTCTGCTGCAGCTAGTCAGAGCTAACCTCCCCTCTGGTTGCCTGATTGCATCCGATATCCTGAGCTGCACCAACCTTGGCCTCAACCAAGTCCCGGAGAAGTTGCCTGTAATGGTGGCAACACTGGACCTCAACCACAACAACTTAGATCGTCTTGAGGAGGGTAGCTTCGCTGGTCTGCCCAATCTTGACACCATACGGTTGGCCCACAATCAGCTGAGCAGACTCACTCCTGGAACCTTCCGGAACACGAGCAACATACGCCATCTGGACCTTTCCTCCAATCAACTGAACATTATCGAGGACCACTACTTTCAAGAGTTAGTAGGAATCAAGGAGTTACTCCTCTACAACAACCGCATAGTGACAGTAGAAAGCAAAGCCTTGAGTGGTTTGACAAACCTACGAAAAGCCTACCTGAGCCATAACAGACTGACAGATTTCCCCTTCTTTTCCATTCAACAACATCCCAATCTAACTACTCTGGATCTAAGTTCGAACCGTATGCCCAACCTTCCCGTCGAGGCCATCTCAGCTTTAACGGAAAAGGTGCAGAATGGATTGTTCCTGCACAACAACAGCCTAATTTGCGAGTGCTCCATGTACGGTTTGTTTAAACAATGGGAGTACAGAGGCTTTACCTCAGTGACAGAATTTCAAGAGGAGCATACATGCTTGATTTACGGTGAGAAACGTGCTGTGTTGCATTTTCTCAAGCATgtacaatattttgagaattgcaaaataaaacccCCCATGAGGAAAGTTAGTAAGGAAGCAGATGCTGGGGACTCAGTGATGTTGGATTGTGTAACATCATTAAAGGGAAAGCATCTCAACTATTCGTGGGTATCCCAACGTCACGGATACATTGTTCCTCCTGGTAATAACAATACGCTGCGAATGTACTCAAATGGTTCTTTGGAAATCTTGGCAGCACACAAGAACGACTCTGGGGTGTACTTGTGCATGGTTCAAGACCATCAAGAGTCAAGCAACGATTCTCTTGAAGTTAACGTAACTGTGCAGATGCACCGTCCAGAGGAGGAGTCCTTTAACACTGGCTTTACAACCCTTCTGGGCTGCGTCGTCAGCCTGATTTTGGTCCTTATGTACCTGTACTTGACACCCTGTCGCTGCTGGTGTCGCAAACAGCCTCTACCAGCAACTCCGAGCCCTGCAAATGAATGCAGTGCTCAGTCATCTATCCTGACACCAACACCACCTGCCACTACGGAGGGCTCCGGCCGCAAGGTCAGTAACAACAAGCATGTGGTCTTTCTGGAACCCATCGAGAAGGCACAGAATGGGAGGCCACGGGCAGCACTGGCCCTCGAGCATCCCAAGCTGTCCGTAACGCGGAGCGATGCTGACTCTGTCACTTCCGTCTTCTCAGATACCACTATTGTGCCATAG